The proteins below come from a single Miscanthus floridulus cultivar M001 chromosome 1, ASM1932011v1, whole genome shotgun sequence genomic window:
- the LOC136460881 gene encoding uncharacterized protein, with product MGQGNGNAPPHARDKRGEFLKGHPPIFKHSVDPLQADDWLSAIERQLEIAQCDDKEKVLYASGQLQGATLDWWDSFCFGRTEANPITWAEFRSAFCTHHVPVGLMKLKKEFLALKQRSMTVAEYRDKFIQLSRYAPTEVDEDGKRQERFMEGLNDGLQYQLLSHTFANFQQLVDKALVIENKRRQMEDKKRKFQGQ from the coding sequence atggggcaagggaatgggaatgcaccccctcatgccagagataagaggggagagttcctgaaaggacacccacctataTTCAAGCACTCTGTCGACCCACTCCAGGCTGACGACTGGCTaagtgccattgagaggcaactggagattgcccagtgtgatgataaggagaaggttttatatgcttctggacagttgcaaggagctacactggattggtgggactcattctgtTTTGGCcgtaccgaagctaatcccatcacttgggctgagttccgcagtgccttCTGCACTCACCACGTGCCTGTAGGACTAATGAAGctaaagaaggagttcttggctctcaagcagaggagcatgactgttgctgaatatcgtgataagttcatacaattgtcacggtatgcaccgaCAGAGGTAGATGAGgacggaaagaggcaggagcggtTTATGGAAGGCttaaatgatggtctccagtaccagctattgtctcatacctttgctaacttccagcagctggtggacaaggctttagtgattgagaacaagcgccgccagatggaggacaaaaaaCGGAAATTTCAAGGACAATAA